The following coding sequences lie in one Arachis hypogaea cultivar Tifrunner chromosome 9, arahy.Tifrunner.gnm2.J5K5, whole genome shotgun sequence genomic window:
- the LOC112709880 gene encoding mitochondrial arginine transporter BAC2 has product MDFWPEFLASSWGKEFVAGGFGGIAGIVSGYPLDTIRIRQQSSNIFGGSSSSAFSVLRNAIAKEGPASLYRGMGAPLASVTFQNAAVFQTYAVLSRVFDKSVSPKDPPSYKGVALGGVGTGALQSIILSPVELIKIRLQLRRGANHLTEPQKGPVMVAKNIWRKEGLTGIYRGLGITVIRDAPAHGIYFWTYEYVREQLHPGCRRSGQESLTTMLTAGGLAGVTSWISCYPFDVVKTRLQAQTPDSLKYNGIVDCLRKSIKEEGHAVLWRGLGTAVARAFVVNGAVFAAYEITLRLLFSNGNIQMQETI; this is encoded by the exons atGGATTTCTGGCCAGAGTTTCTTGCATCAAGTTGGGGAAAAGAGTTTGTAGCTGGAGGGTTTGGAGGGATTGCTGGAATTGTATCTGGTTATCCATTAGATACAATAAGGATAAGGCAACAAAGCTCAAACATTTTTGGTGGTTCATCATCATCAGCATTCAGTGTTCTTAGAAATGCTATTGCTAAGGAAGGACCAGCTTCTCTCTACCGTGGCATGGGTGCACCTTTGGCCTCTGTTACATTTCAG AATGCTGCAGTTTTCCAAACTTATGCAGTTCTCTCAAGAGTTTTTGACAAATCTGTTTCTCCCAAAGACCCTCCTTCCTATAAGGGTGTAGCATTAGGAGGAGTTGGCACTGGTGCTCTCCAGAGCATAATTCTTTCCCCAGTAGAGCTGATTAAGATTCGTCTTCAACTGCGCCGCGGTGCAAACCACTTGACAGAACCCCAAAAGGGTCCTGTTATGGTTGCCAAGAACATATGGAGAAAGGAAGGACTCACAGGAATCTACAGAGGACTAGGCATCACTGTGATAAGAGATGCACCTGCCCATGGTATCTATTTCTGGACATATGAATACGTAAGAGAACAGCTTCACCCAGGATGTAGAAGAAGTGGCCAAGAAAGCTTGACAACTATGTTAACAGCAGGTGGGTTAGCTGGGGTAACAAGCTGGATTTCTTGCTACCCTTTTGATGTTGTGAAAACAAGGTTACAGGCACAAACACCAGATTCTTTAAAATACAATGGCATTGTTGATTGCCTTAGAAAGAGTATTAAGGAAGAAGGGCATGCTGTTCTATGGCGTGGACTAGGAACTGCAGTTGCTAGAGCTTTTGTGGTGAATGGTGCTGTGTTTGCAGCATATGAGATAACACTAAGGTTATTGTTTAGTAATGGAAATATTCAAATGCAGGAAACTATATAA
- the LOC112709882 gene encoding pyridoxal 5'-phosphate synthase-like subunit PDX1.2 codes for MAEDGTVTLYNTTVITDPKHNPYSFKVGVAQTLRGGAILHVSTVEQAKIAERAGACAVVVSESPSRGAGGILRMTDPSLVKDIKRAVSIPVLARARVGHFVEAQILEALGVDYVDESEALAVADEQNHINKHNFRCPFICGARNLGEALRRVREGAAMVRTQGDLTGSGNVAEVVKNVRSVMGDIRILTNMDDDEVFAFSKKIEAPYDLVAQTKQMGRLPVVHFAAGGIVTPADAALMMQLGCDGVFVGSEIFQFEDPYKRVRGIVQAVRHYNDLHVLVETSCGLTRAMADLNLNGDRIED; via the exons ATGGCCGAAGACGGCACCGTAACTCTCTACAACACCACCGTCATCACTGATCCGAAGCACAACCCGTACTCCTTCAAGGTTGGAGTCGCCCAGACTCTTCGCGGCGGAGCCATTCTCCATGTCTCCACCGTCGAACAAGCCAAGATCGCCGAACGAGCTGGCGCATGCGCCGTCGTTGTGTCCGAGTCGCCGTCGCGAGGTGCCGGTGGCATTCTCCGCATGACGGATCCTTCGCTCGTCAAGGACATCAAGCGCGCCGTCTCGATCCCTGTCCTCGCTCGTGCTCGCGTCGGCCATTTCGTCGAGGCTCAGATCCTTGAAGCCCTTGGCGTTGATTACGTTGACGAGAGCGAAGCTCTCGCCGTCGCCGATGAGCAAAACCACATCAACAAGCACAATTTCAG GTGCCCTTTTATTTGCGGTGCACGGAACCTGGGAGAAGCATTGAGGAGGGTGAGGGAGGGCGCAGCAATGGTGAGGACTCAAGGGGATTTGACAGGTTCTGGGAATGTTGCAGAGGTTGTGAAGAACGTGAGGTCTGTGATGGGGGACATAAGGATTCTTACTAACATGGATGACGACGAGGTTTTTGCATTCTCGAAGAAGATTGAGGCACCTTACGACCTTGTGGCGCAGACAAAGCAGATGGGTAGGCTTCCAGTGGTGCATTTCGCAGCTGGAGGGATTGTGACCCCTGCAGATGCAGCATTGATGATGCAGCTGGGTTGTGATGGGGTGTTTGTAGGGTCTGAGATTTTCCAATTTGAGGATCCTTACAAGAGAGTTAGGGGGATAGTTCAGGCTGTTAGGCACTACAATGATCTTCATGTGTTGGTTGAGACTAGCTGTGGCTTGACTCGGGCTATGGCTGATCTTAATCTTAATGGAGACAGGATTGAGGATTGA
- the LOC112709883 gene encoding kinesin-like protein KIN-13B — protein MNRQGQRSGASAVHQPRHYSENLLEPSSNASWLHSHSNIHSSSSFIPPLQDYNLYGGGGSRMYRNSVQRSFSGGSDYYYDAEASALPKKKYGEEVSPADFSPGLLDIHSFDTELLPEMPASDVSDATLYQPTLGRGFDDAEPYMLSKQSGRGRAPDNNLMSNVSSTDKEKSSSVAKIKVVVRKRPLNKKEIAKNEEDIIETISNSLTVHETKLKVDLTQYVEKHEFVFDAVLNEEVTNDEVYRETVEPIVPIIFQRTKATCFAYGQTGSGKTYTMKPLPLKASRDILRLMHHTYKNQGFQLFVSFFEIYGGKLFDLLNDRKKLCMREDGKQQVCIVGLQEYQVSDVEMIKELIDQGNATRSTGTTGANEESSRSHAILQLAIKRSTDGNGSKPPRVAVIGKLSFIDLAGSERGADTTDNDKQTRIEGAEINKSLLALKECIRALDNDQGHIPFRGSKLTEVLRDSFVGNSRTVMISCISPSSGSCEHTLNTLRYADRVKSLSKGHNSKKETISSINLKESITIPVSSFPASAYEDHVADASLEDNDVDEFSPPEEYYEEVKPSLKKYGKIEPSYGVTEDKSKKQNNQIKWKDLPNVEPKTVHSDDDLNALLKEEEDLVNAHRKQVEETMNIVREEMNLLVEADQPGNQLDDYVTKLNAILTQKAAGILQLQTRLAHFQKRLKEHNVLVSSNGY, from the exons ATGAACAGACAAGGGCAGCGATCCGGTGCTTCGGCGGTGCACCAACCCCGTCACTACTCCGAAAACCTTCTCGAACCTTCCTCCAATGCCAGCTGGCTTCACTCTCACTCTAACATTCACTCCTCTTCCAGTTTCATTCCTCCTCTTCAG GATTATAATTTGTATGGTGGAGGAGGAAGCAGAATGTATAGGAACAGCGTTCAAAGGAGCTTCAGCGGAGGAAGTGATTATTACTATGACGCGGAGGCCTCCGCCCTGCCCAAGAAGAAGTATGGCGAGGAAGTTTCGCCGGCCGATTTCAGCCCAGGCCTCTTGGATATCCATTCATTTGATACTGAGCTTCTTCCTGAG ATGCCAGCTTCTGATGTATCCGATGCCACCCTATATCAGCCTACTCTTGGTAGAGGGTTTGATGATGCTGAGCCTTACATGTTGAGTAAGCAGAGTGGCAGAGGTCGCGCACCTGACAACAACTTAATGAGTAATGTTTCTTCTACTGATAAGGAGAAATCCAGCTCTGTCGCAAAGATTAAAGTTGTG GTTCGCAAAAGACCACTTAACAAGAAGGAAATAGCAAAGAATGAGGAAGACATTATAGAGACAATATCGAATTCTTTAACAGTGCATGAGACTAAACTTAAG GTCGACCTAACTCAGTATGTAGAGAAGCATGAATTTGTTTTCGATGCTGTCTTGAACGAGGAGGTTACAAATGATGAG gtatATCGTGAAACAGTGGAGCCCATAGTGCCAATAATTTTTCAACGAACTAAGGCGACTTGTTTTGCATATGGGCAAACAG GAAGTGGGAAAACTTACACAATGAAGCCACTGCCTCTAAAAGCATCAAGGGACATCTTGAGATTGATGCATCATACTTACAAGAATCAGGGATTTCAGTTGTTTGTTAGTTTCTTTGAAATATATGGTGGAAAGCTTTTTGATCTCCTTAATGATCGGAA AAAACTGTGCATGAGAGAGGATGGTAAGCAACAAGTTTGCATTGTTGGCTTGCAAGAGTACCAGGTATCCGATGTAGAGATGATCAAAGAACTGATAGACCAAGGAAATGCCACACGAAGTACTGGCACCACTGGTGCAAACGAGGAATCTTCAAGGTCACATGCAATACTTCAGCTTGCTATCAAGAGGTCAACTGATGGCAATGGGTCGAAGCCTCCTCGTGTTGCTGTTATTGGCAAGCTCTCCTTCATTGATCTTGCGGGAAGTGAACGTGGAGCAGATACCACAGATAATGACAAACAAACAAG AATAGAAGGTGCTGAGATCAATAAAAGCTTACTTGCCCTGAAGGAGTGCATAAGAGCTCTCGATAACGATCAGGGACACATCCCATTCAGAGGCAGTAAATTGACTGAAGTTTTAAGGGATTCCTTTGTTGGTAATTCCCGCACTGTTATGATATCATGCATATCACCAAGCTCTGGTTCATGTGAACATACTCTCAATACATTAAGATATGCTGACAG AGTAAAAAGCCTATCAAAGGGTCACAATTCTAAGAAGGAAACTATATCTTCAATCAACCTCAAGGAATCTATTACAATTCCTGTATCTTCTTTTCCTGCATCTGCCTATGAGGATCATGTGGCTGATGCATCGCTGGAAGATAATGATGTGGATGAATTTAGCCCTCCCGAAGAGTACTATGAAGAGGTGAAACCATCATTAAAGAAATATGGAAAGATAGAGCCGTCGTATGGTGTGACAGAAGACAAATCGAAGAAGCAGAATAATCAGATCAAATGGAAGGACCTCCCAAATGTTGAACCTAAAACTGTACATTCAGACGATGATTTGAATGCCCTCTTAAAG GAGGAGGAAGATCTTGTAAACGCCCACCGGAAACAAGTAGAGGAGACCATGAATATTGTTAGAGAG GAAATGAACCTCTTGGTTGAAGCAGATCAACCAGGGAATCAGCTGGATGATTATGTTACAAAGCTAAATGCCATTCTAACACAGAAAGCTGCTGGTATCTTACAGTTGCAAACCCGTTTAGCACATTTTCAAAAACGTTTGAAGGAGCATAATGTTTTGGTTTCATCTAATGGTTACTAA
- the LOC112709885 gene encoding putative Peroxidase 48, with the protein MATLMSKMLKKMSFFILLFCIFLSFNTNNNSINSRISITTTTTSSFCNPSSSSSASSCSSSHSRSVPLDSFSNYPVSLSVKINGGVGEDDDDDDDEFGVLDAGDNDDDDKNDSSDDDEDGGESLQYDYYRNSCPKAERIVRSTMQHIHRTKPYLIPAILRLVFHDCFIQGCDASVLLDDDDYIDSEKEAPPNGSLKGFDVIETIKSKLEEACPRIVSCADILVLAARDSVALAGGPFYPLYTGRRDGSNSYADIATYELPSPYSDLSHTLNSFKAKGFDEREMVTLLGAHSIGEIHCEFFKNRLYNFSGTNEPDPSIEVEFLNLLKSRCSASSPSSTSGYTSHRTLSSTAFESTFSNGSPSSSVEEPGITMDLEQPQSDFGITYYRNLLQGRGILYADQQLLEGEVTRYWIKEYALDSTLFHKHFALAMMKLSDLHILTPPMGNIRLNCSKVA; encoded by the exons ATGGCAACTTTGATGTCAAAGATGCTCAAGAAGATGAGCTTCTTCATTCTCCTCTTCTGCATCTTCCTCTCTTTCAACACCAACAACAACAGCATCAACAGCAGAATAAGCATCACCACCACAACCACCTCCTCTTTCTGTAacccctcttcttcttcttctgcttcttcttgttcttcttcgcACTCTCGTTCTGTTCCTCTGGACTCGTTTTCCAATTACCCTGTCTCGTTATCTGTCAAGATCAATGGTGGTGTTGGTGAAGATGATGACGACGATGATGATGAATTTGGTGTTCTTGACGCtggtgataatgatgatgatgacaaaaaTGATTCTTCTGACGATGATGAAGATGGTGGTGAGTCACTTCAGTATGATTACTACCGAAATTCGTGCCCCAAAGCAGAACGAATTGTTCGCTCCACCATGCAACATATTCACCGCACCAAACCCTATTTGATTCCAGCTATCCTTCGCCTTGTTTTCCATGATTGTTTCATTCAG GGATGTGATGCTTCGGTTTTGTTAGATGATGATGATTACATTGATTCAGAGAAAGAGGCACCTCCCAATGGAAGCCTCAAAGGTTTTGATGTAATTGAAACCATCAAATCCAAGCTTGAAGAAGCTTGCCCTAGAATTGTTTCTTGTGCCGATATTCTTGTACTAGCTGCTAGAGACTCTGTGGCTCTG GCTGGTGGCCCCTTCTATCCATTATATACTGGCCGGAGAGATGGTTCGAACTCTTATGCTGACATTGCAACGTATGAGCTTCCTTCGCCCTATTCTGATTTATCACACACCCTTAATTCCTTCAAAGCAAAGGGATTTGATGAGAGGGAGATGGTCACTCTCCTAG GTGCCCATAGCATTGGCGAAATCCACTGCGAATTCTTCAAAAACCGCCTCTATAACTTCAGTGGAACCAATGAACCTGATCCATCTATAGAAGTTGAATTTCTGAACCTATTGAAATCAAGATGCAGTGCATCATCTCCCTCATCTACATCAGGATATACTTCCCACCGCACCCTTTCATCGACAGCTTTTGAGTCAACTTTTTCCAATGGCTCCCCTTCTTCCTCAGTAGAAGAGCCAGGAATTACTATGGACTTGGAACAACCTCAATCAGATTTTGGAATTACCTACTACCGCAACCTATTGCAAGGTAGAGGAATCTTGTATGCTGATCAGCAACTACTGGAAGGCGAAGTAACTCGTTATTGGATCAAGGAATATGCTCTAGATTCTACTTTGTTCCATAAACATTTCGCCCTCGCAATGATGAAACTCTCAGATCTCCATATATTGACACCGCCTATGGGTAACATTCGGCTCAATTGTTCAAAGGTTGCATGA
- the LOC112709886 gene encoding uncharacterized protein translates to MLAFEEDRRTTWRNPLLLLSIKSQMLLRDTIHKSKVLFHKSLRKFRSLFRGGYQKLPRSLSFNTLLCGSGNARTHTTSDQFYNEFYDHLQYDLSRMKRFCSNSNNITNSKSKEPEIEDIVSFAKQSPQKSFHEDMPKEEKKKKKKNKGNSSQVRNKEDSTKGANVLLLAQKMRELDMVDEGDLEDVLDIEEALHYYSRLKSPVYLDIVDQFFMDMHSELSFPQPSVSIKTSKQRLGSIRL, encoded by the coding sequence ATGCTTGCTTTTGAAGAAGACAGAAGAACCACTTGGAGAAATCCTCTCCTCCTTCTCTCAATAAAATCACAAATGCTGCTAAGAGACACCATTCACAAAAGCAAGGTTTTATTCCACAAAAGCCTTAGAAAATTCAGGTCTTTATTCCGTGGAGGGTACCAAAAACTACCAAGATCACTCTCCTTCAACACTTTACTTTGTGGAAGTGGCAATGCAAGAACTCACACAACAAGTGACCAATTCTACAATGAGTTCTATGATCACTTGCAATATGATCTCAGCAGAATGAAGAGGTTTTGCAGCAACAGCAACAACATAACAAATTCCAAGTCAAAAGAGCCAGAAATTGAAGATATTGTGAGTTTTGCAAAGCAAAGTCCACAAAAGAGCTTTCATGAAGACATgccaaaggaggagaagaagaagaagaagaaaaacaaagggAACTCATCACAAGTAAGAAATAAGGAGGATTCAACAAAGGGAGCTAATGTTTTACTTTTAGCACAGAAGATGAGAGAATTAGATATGGTTGATGAGGGTGATCTTGAGGATGTACTAGACATAGAAGAGGCACTACATTACTATTCTCGCCTTAAAAGCCCTGTCTATTTAGATATCGTGGACCAGTTTTTCATGGATATGCACTCAGAGTTATCGTTTCCACAGCCCTCTGTTAGCATCAAAACCTCAAAGCAGAGACTTGGTTCAATCAGGTTGTAG